In Desulforhopalus sp., a single genomic region encodes these proteins:
- a CDS encoding L-threonylcarbamoyladenylate synthase, translating into MAKNSMPDLIGSSLERAVDCFRNGGIVAFPTETYYGLAVDPDSCSAISELYKIKNREAGKPLLLLIAEREQLNDLVERIPPEFIPLMDKFWPGPLTLVFPAKKEVCRQLTGETGTIGVRISSHPLANALAKKIGKPITATSANISGLQPPTKPSEVLRMFGTHLNYIIDGGETPGGLCSTVLGVRQGRCIVLRPGQIDLSGELRE; encoded by the coding sequence ATGGCTAAGAATTCTATGCCAGATTTGATAGGTTCTTCTCTCGAACGGGCTGTAGACTGTTTCAGAAATGGAGGAATAGTTGCATTTCCTACAGAGACTTACTATGGCTTGGCAGTTGATCCCGATTCTTGCTCCGCAATCTCAGAGCTATATAAAATTAAAAATCGCGAGGCAGGCAAACCCTTACTTCTACTCATTGCCGAGAGGGAACAACTGAATGACCTCGTCGAGAGGATACCACCTGAATTTATACCGTTGATGGACAAATTTTGGCCGGGACCATTGACCTTGGTGTTCCCTGCAAAGAAAGAGGTCTGCCGGCAACTTACCGGAGAGACCGGCACCATTGGGGTGAGGATATCTTCCCATCCCCTTGCCAATGCCTTGGCAAAGAAGATTGGCAAACCAATAACTGCGACAAGTGCCAATATTTCAGGCCTGCAGCCACCGACTAAGCCATCTGAAGTGTTGAGAATGTTTGGCACACATCTTAATTACATAATTGATGGAGGTGAAACTCCGGGAGGACTTTGTTCGACTGTGTTGGGTGTGCGTCAAGGAAGATGTATTGTGCTGCGGCCTGGGCAGATTGATTTGTCTGGTGAATTGAGGGAATAG
- a CDS encoding manganese-dependent inorganic pyrophosphatase has translation MAILVVGHANPDTDSVTSAIAYAALLKAQGMDAKACMQIAAKDLNPESTTVLKRFGLEAPELLTDAAGKEIALVDFSDIAQGPANLTAATLVGIVDHHKIGDVTTNNPILFRAEPVGCTGTVLNKMFKEAGVAIPKNIAGGMLAAILSDTVNFKSPTCTDADKAAVNDLKAVAGVSNTDELFMEMLKAKSAVAGIPAKDLLFRDYKDFDMKGSKVGVGQLELATLDQVADVRADLVKAMAAVKAEGRHSVLLMLTDVVKEGTELVVLSDDPALIEKAFGVKLAGDSMWIPGMMSRKKQTIPNLQKAFGC, from the coding sequence ATGGCTATTCTGGTTGTTGGACATGCAAACCCCGATACTGATTCCGTAACTTCTGCGATCGCTTATGCCGCTCTGCTGAAAGCCCAAGGCATGGACGCCAAAGCGTGTATGCAAATTGCAGCTAAAGATCTGAATCCTGAGTCGACCACCGTTCTCAAGCGTTTTGGACTTGAAGCACCTGAGTTGCTCACTGATGCTGCTGGAAAAGAAATTGCCCTGGTCGATTTTAGTGATATCGCTCAAGGTCCAGCAAACTTAACCGCAGCAACATTGGTTGGTATCGTTGATCATCACAAAATTGGTGATGTAACCACCAATAATCCCATCCTGTTCCGCGCTGAGCCGGTTGGTTGCACTGGAACCGTACTGAATAAAATGTTTAAGGAAGCTGGTGTTGCCATTCCGAAAAATATAGCTGGCGGTATGTTGGCAGCTATTCTGAGCGATACTGTTAACTTTAAATCACCTACCTGTACTGATGCAGACAAAGCAGCTGTAAATGATTTAAAGGCTGTTGCCGGAGTGAGTAACACTGATGAGCTCTTTATGGAAATGCTCAAAGCAAAGTCAGCTGTTGCTGGTATTCCCGCAAAAGACTTGCTGTTCCGCGACTATAAAGATTTTGATATGAAAGGCAGCAAAGTTGGCGTTGGCCAATTAGAGCTTGCTACCCTCGACCAAGTTGCAGATGTACGTGCTGACCTCGTGAAGGCAATGGCAGCAGTTAAAGCTGAAGGTCGTCATTCTGTATTGCTTATGCTTACCGATGTTGTCAAAGAAGGAACTGAGTTGGTCGTTCTTTCTGATGATCCTGCTCTCATAGAGAAGGCTTTTGGTGTTAAACTTGCTGGTGATTCAATGTGGATTCCTGGAATGATGAGCCGCAAGAAGCAAACCATCCCGAATTTGCAAAAAGCGTTTGGTTGCTAA
- a CDS encoding putative metalloprotease CJM1_0395 family protein, with the protein MENSIATQIGSSSIYPKILTANQAQAEVRPGNAKEESPRQNDRDSVTLSLEGLVLSRDQSSADLRSPSISGSNDDAQLDHQEILQLQELKQRDTEVRTHEQAHLAAAGQYARGGATFTYQKGPDGASYAVGGEVGIDMGKESSPEATIQKMQTIKRAALAPASPSAADRSIASHATITESQARQEILLQRQEDLLQSEVVTVNSAAELKPTPESIKSQDAPATAPSYGALRTMIAAYQNNINITVPSA; encoded by the coding sequence ATGGAAAATTCTATTGCGACTCAAATCGGATCATCGAGCATATATCCAAAGATCCTGACTGCGAATCAGGCACAAGCCGAAGTACGGCCAGGTAATGCGAAAGAGGAATCTCCACGACAAAACGACAGGGACTCTGTTACCCTTTCTTTAGAAGGGTTGGTATTGTCTCGCGACCAATCTTCCGCCGATCTTCGGTCTCCAAGCATTTCTGGCTCAAATGACGATGCGCAATTGGATCACCAAGAAATTCTGCAACTCCAAGAACTCAAACAACGCGATACGGAAGTGCGTACACACGAACAGGCACATCTGGCTGCTGCTGGGCAATATGCACGGGGAGGTGCAACCTTCACCTACCAAAAAGGGCCTGATGGCGCCTCCTATGCGGTTGGCGGGGAAGTTGGAATAGATATGGGTAAAGAAAGTTCTCCAGAAGCCACAATACAAAAAATGCAGACGATCAAACGAGCCGCGCTTGCACCCGCCTCACCATCTGCCGCTGATCGAAGTATTGCCTCCCATGCAACCATCACAGAATCCCAGGCTAGACAAGAAATTCTGTTGCAACGCCAAGAAGATCTTCTCCAATCCGAGGTTGTTACAGTAAATTCTGCTGCCGAGCTCAAACCAACACCAGAGAGTATAAAATCTCAGGATGCACCAGCAACAGCCCCCTCTTATGGTGCCTTGCGAACAATGATTGCTGCATATCAAAATAATATAAACATCACTGTTCCATCTGCATAA
- a CDS encoding TIGR00266 family protein yields the protein MGDNWFVAIDGKQEGPFSSEQILANLQQGVFNPNTYVWKQGFANWKEISQCPDLSLSPASPPSTLPPRMGVDQIDYEIFGSEMQFVEIELDPQESVVAEAGSMMYMSNFIQMETVFGDGSEQSGGRFLDRMLGAGKRLITGEGLFSTIFTYNGSGKGKIAFAAPYPGKIIALDLKDFSNKLVCQKDAFLCAAKGVSIGVEFQKKIGTALFGGEGFIMQKLEGEGKIFVHAGGTIVQKELSAGETLRIDTGCLVAMTRDINYDIEFVGGVKSALFGGEGFFFATLTGPGHVWLQSLPFSRLAGRIFKAAPQNNAGFSSKGEGSVLGELGNLFQR from the coding sequence ATGGGCGACAACTGGTTTGTAGCTATAGACGGTAAACAAGAAGGGCCTTTTTCCAGCGAACAGATTCTTGCAAATTTGCAACAGGGCGTTTTCAACCCAAACACCTATGTGTGGAAGCAAGGGTTCGCCAATTGGAAAGAAATATCACAATGTCCCGACCTGTCTTTATCTCCAGCGTCACCTCCCTCTACTCTGCCTCCCAGAATGGGTGTTGACCAAATTGATTACGAGATTTTTGGGAGCGAAATGCAATTCGTCGAAATTGAGTTAGATCCTCAGGAAAGTGTTGTGGCTGAAGCAGGATCGATGATGTACATGTCCAATTTTATTCAAATGGAGACAGTTTTTGGAGACGGCAGCGAACAATCAGGGGGTCGCTTTTTAGACAGAATGCTTGGTGCCGGAAAAAGACTCATTACCGGCGAAGGTTTGTTCTCCACAATTTTCACCTACAATGGCTCAGGTAAGGGTAAGATTGCCTTTGCCGCTCCATATCCTGGAAAGATTATCGCCCTTGACCTGAAGGATTTCAGCAACAAACTCGTTTGTCAAAAAGATGCCTTTCTCTGTGCAGCCAAAGGCGTTTCAATAGGAGTAGAGTTTCAGAAAAAAATTGGTACGGCTCTTTTTGGCGGAGAGGGTTTTATCATGCAGAAACTTGAGGGTGAGGGAAAAATCTTTGTGCATGCTGGCGGTACCATTGTCCAAAAAGAACTTTCAGCTGGCGAAACTTTGCGGATTGATACTGGATGTTTGGTTGCTATGACCAGGGATATTAATTACGATATTGAGTTTGTTGGCGGGGTTAAATCTGCCCTTTTTGGGGGAGAAGGATTTTTCTTTGCAACACTGACCGGCCCCGGTCATGTTTGGCTCCAGTCCCTGCCATTTTCCCGGCTTGCCGGAAGAATTTTCAAGGCAGCGCCGCAAAATAACGCCGGTTTCTCTTCAAAAGGCGAGGGTTCGGTGCTTGGAGAACTCGGTAATTTGTTCCAGAGATAA
- a CDS encoding lytic transglycosylase domain-containing protein, whose translation MGVFLLLAIFSITEVKSSWGSLHNSVSKYQNTAIHGQDIEKLAEFDEYIRYFSGFSYFLPKHKVSADFVRALILAESRANPKAVSEKNARGLGQILYPTGAQAGKELAQSLTFFRHVSKYRLNSLREEDLFDPAINILLTCYLIAKYNYKFNGRLDLVVSAWNAGENTESLSLGKHAPYRETEDLIGKINAYYVYLLKTRTFK comes from the coding sequence TTGGGAGTATTTTTACTGCTGGCCATCTTTTCAATTACCGAGGTAAAGAGTAGTTGGGGGAGTTTGCATAACTCGGTTTCTAAATATCAAAACACCGCAATACATGGACAAGATATTGAAAAATTAGCAGAATTTGATGAATACATTCGGTACTTCTCAGGCTTTAGCTACTTTCTGCCCAAACATAAGGTCAGTGCCGACTTTGTGAGAGCTTTAATTTTGGCAGAATCCAGAGCAAACCCCAAAGCAGTTTCTGAAAAGAATGCCCGGGGACTTGGCCAGATACTTTACCCAACGGGCGCACAAGCCGGTAAAGAACTGGCACAATCCCTTACCTTTTTTCGTCATGTTTCAAAGTATAGGCTGAACTCCCTGCGCGAAGAAGATCTCTTTGATCCTGCCATCAACATCCTCCTCACCTGCTATCTTATTGCTAAATATAATTATAAATTTAATGGTCGGCTTGATCTTGTAGTATCTGCCTGGAATGCGGGAGAAAACACGGAATCCCTGAGCCTTGGCAAGCATGCACCATACAGAGAAACTGAAGACCTCATTGGAAAAATTAACGCCTATTACGTGTATCTCCTGAAAACCAGAACGTTCAAGTAA
- a CDS encoding Hpt domain-containing protein, whose translation MNALKWDKDFALEQAADDADLLKELLEIFKQSLKSDIHLIEQGLAEDGAAKVCRAAHSIKGAAASLGILGIHEVALDIEEESRGGGLGIARAKLPLLKSMREELEDL comes from the coding sequence ATGAATGCACTTAAATGGGACAAGGATTTTGCCCTGGAACAAGCTGCCGATGATGCTGATTTATTGAAGGAATTGCTTGAAATATTCAAACAATCCTTAAAATCCGATATCCATTTGATAGAGCAAGGCCTGGCAGAGGATGGGGCCGCCAAGGTATGTAGAGCGGCTCACTCAATTAAAGGAGCAGCCGCAAGCCTTGGGATATTGGGAATCCACGAAGTCGCTCTAGATATTGAAGAAGAAAGCAGGGGTGGGGGACTTGGAATTGCTCGCGCCAAACTCCCGCTTCTAAAGTCCATGAGAGAGGAATTGGAGGATCTTTGA
- the purD gene encoding phosphoribosylamine--glycine ligase produces the protein MKILVVGSGGREHALVWKIKQSKRVEKIYCAPGNAGIANIAECVNISVTDIDGLVRFAKNESIDLTVVGPESSLVAGIVDEFEKNNLRIFGPTKRAAELEGSKVYCKEFLKKYDIPTAAFAVFSDSKKAKKYIDKCGAPIVVKADGLAAGKGVIVAKTIEEAKQAVDLMMADKAFGSAGERILIESCLSGEEASFIAFTDGKTILPLPSSQDHKAVFDNDQGPNTGGMGAYSPAPVVTDEIADFVMRRIMRPTIEGMAAEGRPFKGMLYAGLMISGSEINVLEFNCRFGDPEAQPLLLRVKSDIVDIFESSIDQTLDQVEMKVDARPTVCVVMTAGGYPGSYEKGKTIKGLTKAGECSGVEVFHAGTARKHGRLVTNGGRVLGVTAVGRDLADAIKRAYNAADLIRWTDCYFRRDIGFKALKRGKGAVNKPVVGIVMGSDSDLPIMKAAADFLKSMEISCEMTVASAHRTPERAAEYAKTAQKRGLKVIIAGAGMAAHLAGVLASHTDLPVIGVPLDASSLNGLDALLATVQMPPGIPVATMGIGKAGAKNAGVLTLRILALSDPSIGEKLVTFREDMVKEVEEKAKKIHG, from the coding sequence ATGAAGATTCTAGTTGTTGGTTCTGGTGGTCGCGAACATGCTTTAGTCTGGAAAATTAAACAAAGCAAAAGAGTTGAGAAGATCTACTGCGCTCCGGGCAATGCTGGAATCGCTAATATTGCCGAGTGTGTAAATATTTCAGTGACCGATATTGATGGATTGGTACGGTTTGCAAAAAATGAATCAATCGATCTGACGGTTGTTGGCCCAGAATCGTCCCTTGTGGCTGGGATTGTAGATGAATTTGAGAAGAATAATTTGCGGATATTTGGGCCAACCAAAAGGGCTGCGGAGCTTGAAGGCAGTAAGGTGTATTGCAAAGAATTTCTGAAAAAATATGATATTCCCACTGCAGCATTTGCGGTTTTTTCGGACAGTAAGAAGGCAAAAAAGTATATCGATAAGTGTGGTGCTCCCATTGTTGTGAAGGCTGATGGTCTGGCGGCCGGCAAAGGTGTGATTGTCGCTAAAACTATTGAAGAGGCAAAACAGGCAGTTGATCTTATGATGGCCGATAAGGCCTTTGGCAGTGCAGGGGAAAGAATTCTCATTGAATCCTGTCTTTCCGGAGAAGAGGCATCCTTCATTGCATTCACAGATGGCAAAACCATTTTGCCCTTACCATCTTCCCAAGACCACAAAGCAGTTTTTGATAATGATCAAGGTCCAAATACTGGAGGTATGGGGGCATATTCGCCAGCTCCAGTCGTTACTGACGAGATTGCTGATTTTGTGATGAGACGTATCATGCGGCCAACCATTGAGGGTATGGCTGCTGAGGGCCGTCCATTTAAAGGTATGCTGTATGCTGGGCTTATGATTTCCGGATCGGAAATTAACGTTTTGGAATTTAATTGTCGATTCGGTGATCCGGAAGCGCAACCGTTACTTCTGCGGGTAAAGAGTGATATTGTCGATATTTTCGAGTCTTCGATCGATCAAACATTGGATCAGGTTGAGATGAAGGTTGACGCAAGGCCTACCGTTTGTGTGGTTATGACAGCCGGAGGTTATCCTGGTTCTTACGAGAAAGGCAAGACAATAAAAGGACTTACAAAAGCTGGTGAATGCAGTGGCGTTGAGGTTTTTCACGCAGGAACAGCAAGAAAGCATGGCAGGCTTGTTACCAACGGAGGGAGGGTTCTTGGTGTAACCGCAGTCGGAAGAGACTTGGCCGATGCCATTAAGCGAGCTTATAATGCTGCTGATTTGATACGATGGACTGATTGTTATTTTCGTCGAGATATAGGTTTTAAGGCACTAAAAAGAGGCAAAGGAGCAGTGAACAAACCGGTCGTTGGTATTGTTATGGGTAGTGATTCAGATTTGCCTATTATGAAAGCAGCTGCTGATTTCTTAAAGTCAATGGAAATTAGTTGTGAAATGACTGTTGCTTCGGCCCATAGAACGCCCGAAAGGGCAGCTGAATATGCGAAAACCGCCCAAAAAAGAGGGTTGAAAGTAATTATCGCTGGGGCGGGTATGGCAGCGCATCTCGCTGGTGTTCTTGCCTCTCATACGGATCTTCCGGTTATCGGTGTTCCTCTCGATGCATCATCTCTAAATGGTTTAGATGCGCTGCTGGCTACCGTACAGATGCCACCTGGAATTCCAGTGGCGACGATGGGAATTGGCAAGGCAGGAGCAAAGAACGCCGGGGTTCTCACATTGCGGATTCTCGCTCTTTCTGATCCGAGTATCGGGGAGAAATTGGTAACATTCCGAGAGGATATGGTAAAAGAAGTAGAAGAGAAGGCCAAAAAAATTCATGGCTAA
- a CDS encoding M18 family aminopeptidase: MEFTHYNKKLFSFISSSPTPFHVVARMEDYLLQQGFNRLEENSKWQLQKGQAYFLSKESGATIAFILGNDEEGEQGFRLLAAHTDSPCLQIKPRADIRTGSYLQLGVEVYGGSLLSPWFDRDLSLAGRVCCRLSNARLAVLLVDFRRPLLTIPNIAIHFDRDANKGGGINQQKHLPPILGQAVDQSLPDFTSILIEQIHKEHKGLTVEEILSFEMFCYDVQEPAYTGVRNELISSARLDNLISCYAGVSAIGKATRKKNALLLCANHEEIGSTSAVGAHGCFLESVLERIVTESTSRRIALSNSFLISMDNAHASHPNFMDKSDSAHEIHLNKGPVIKVNANQRYATNSISSAIYKQLCKEVEIIPQEFVMRSDLPCGSTIGPIASSRLGVRAVDIGCASLAMHSIREHTGAKDPYMLYQTIAHFLESDSHKFLQCK; encoded by the coding sequence ATGGAATTTACTCACTACAACAAAAAGCTTTTCTCTTTCATTTCCTCATCACCTACACCCTTCCATGTGGTTGCCAGAATGGAAGACTATCTCCTTCAGCAAGGCTTTAATCGCCTTGAGGAAAATTCAAAATGGCAACTTCAAAAGGGACAAGCCTACTTTCTCAGCAAGGAAAGTGGAGCCACCATTGCCTTCATCCTCGGCAACGATGAGGAAGGAGAACAAGGCTTTAGGTTGTTGGCAGCACACACCGACAGCCCGTGTTTGCAGATAAAACCCCGTGCGGATATTCGAACGGGGTCATACCTGCAACTCGGTGTCGAAGTCTACGGAGGAAGCTTACTCTCGCCCTGGTTTGACCGCGACCTTTCTCTTGCTGGGCGAGTTTGTTGCAGATTAAGCAATGCTCGCCTCGCTGTTCTGCTTGTCGATTTTCGTCGCCCACTTCTTACCATTCCAAATATCGCTATTCATTTTGACCGTGATGCGAATAAAGGCGGCGGTATAAATCAACAAAAACATCTTCCACCTATCCTTGGCCAAGCAGTGGACCAAAGCCTTCCAGATTTCACCTCCATCCTCATTGAACAAATTCATAAAGAGCATAAGGGTCTGACAGTAGAGGAAATCCTTTCCTTTGAGATGTTTTGCTATGATGTTCAGGAACCTGCTTACACAGGGGTAAGGAATGAGCTGATCAGCTCTGCCCGACTTGACAACCTCATAAGCTGCTATGCCGGGGTATCTGCCATAGGGAAAGCAACTCGGAAAAAAAATGCTCTGCTGCTCTGTGCCAATCACGAGGAAATCGGTTCAACCTCAGCTGTTGGCGCACATGGTTGTTTCCTTGAATCTGTTTTGGAACGGATCGTAACAGAATCTACCAGTCGACGGATAGCGCTCAGCAATTCCTTTCTTATTTCCATGGATAATGCCCATGCATCACACCCGAATTTCATGGATAAGAGCGATTCTGCGCATGAAATCCACCTCAACAAGGGTCCGGTTATAAAAGTCAATGCCAATCAACGGTATGCTACCAACAGCATTAGTTCGGCAATATACAAGCAGCTTTGCAAGGAAGTTGAAATAATTCCCCAGGAATTTGTCATGCGGAGTGACTTGCCTTGCGGCAGTACCATAGGTCCGATAGCCTCTTCTCGCCTCGGAGTTCGAGCTGTAGATATCGGATGCGCCAGCCTGGCAATGCATTCTATCCGCGAGCATACCGGGGCGAAAGACCCCTATATGCTTTATCAAACAATAGCCCATTTCCTAGAAAGCGATTCGCATAAATTTCTCCAATGCAAATGA
- the ettA gene encoding energy-dependent translational throttle protein EttA, producing MTVDDKKIIYSMIKVSKYYDNKPILKDISLSYFYGAKIGVLGLNGSGKSTLLKILAGIDKEFNGETHLAPGHRIDYLEQEPALDPDKTVKEIVEEGVQDTVDLLKEFNQINEKFAEPMSDDEMQKLIDRQAFVQDKLDHLNAWDLDSRLEMAMDALRCPPSDAKCGVLSGGEKRRVALCRILLKQPDILLLDEPTNHLDAESVAWLEQHLQAYAGTIIAVTHDRYFLDNVAGWILELDRGLGIPWKGNYSSWLEQKEKRLAIEEKKETDRQRTLRRELEWIKMSPKGRRTKSKARISSYEKLISQETDKLAKELEIYLPPGPRLGKLVIEAENVTKCFGDRVLVEQMNFSLPPGGIVGVIGPNGAGKSTLFKMIVGQETADTGAIRIGDTVKLAYVDQNRDELDPSQTIWQAITDGQESILLGGREINSRAYVGKFNFSGTDQQKQVGLLSGGQRNRVHLARTLKKEGNVLLLDEPTNDLDVNTLRALEEALENFGGCAVVISHDRWFLDRIATHILAFEGDSKVVWFEGNYSDYEKDKKARLGSVADQPHRIKYRQLTRI from the coding sequence ATGACCGTTGACGACAAAAAAATCATCTATTCGATGATAAAAGTTAGTAAATATTATGATAATAAACCAATTTTAAAGGATATTTCTCTTTCTTATTTCTATGGAGCCAAGATAGGTGTCCTCGGTCTCAATGGCTCAGGAAAGAGTACACTCCTAAAAATCCTCGCTGGAATTGATAAGGAGTTTAATGGAGAAACCCATCTCGCTCCTGGTCATAGAATAGACTATCTCGAACAGGAGCCGGCTCTTGATCCTGATAAGACCGTTAAAGAAATAGTCGAGGAAGGTGTTCAAGATACTGTTGATCTTCTTAAAGAATTTAATCAAATTAATGAGAAGTTCGCAGAACCGATGTCCGACGATGAGATGCAGAAATTGATCGACAGGCAAGCCTTTGTCCAGGACAAACTCGATCATCTCAATGCGTGGGACCTCGACAGTCGCCTTGAGATGGCAATGGATGCCCTTCGGTGCCCTCCATCTGACGCTAAATGTGGTGTATTGTCCGGCGGGGAGAAACGCCGGGTTGCCCTTTGTCGAATTCTGCTCAAACAACCTGATATTCTTCTCCTAGATGAGCCGACCAACCACTTGGATGCTGAATCGGTGGCCTGGCTTGAACAACATCTACAAGCCTACGCAGGAACCATCATTGCAGTTACCCACGACCGGTACTTTCTCGACAATGTCGCCGGATGGATTCTCGAACTAGATCGAGGCCTTGGCATTCCATGGAAGGGCAACTACTCTTCTTGGCTTGAGCAAAAGGAAAAACGTTTAGCAATAGAAGAAAAGAAGGAAACGGACCGTCAACGCACCCTTCGTCGTGAGCTTGAATGGATTAAGATGTCACCAAAAGGCCGAAGGACTAAGTCCAAGGCTCGCATCAGTTCCTATGAAAAACTGATTTCACAAGAGACTGACAAACTTGCAAAAGAGCTGGAAATATATCTGCCACCAGGACCAAGGCTTGGCAAACTAGTTATTGAAGCCGAAAATGTGACAAAATGCTTTGGCGACCGCGTTCTTGTAGAGCAAATGAATTTTAGTCTTCCCCCAGGCGGAATAGTCGGGGTTATCGGACCTAACGGAGCCGGTAAGAGTACTTTATTCAAGATGATTGTCGGTCAGGAGACTGCCGATACCGGAGCGATCCGCATCGGAGATACCGTAAAACTTGCCTATGTAGACCAAAATCGTGACGAACTCGATCCTTCACAAACGATATGGCAAGCAATTACCGATGGCCAAGAGAGTATTTTGCTCGGTGGTCGGGAAATCAACAGTCGTGCCTATGTTGGTAAGTTCAATTTCTCCGGCACAGATCAACAAAAACAGGTGGGACTCCTTTCTGGTGGTCAGAGAAATCGTGTCCATCTGGCTCGCACTTTAAAAAAAGAGGGTAATGTTCTCCTGCTCGACGAACCAACCAACGATTTAGACGTTAATACTCTGAGAGCACTTGAAGAGGCTCTTGAGAATTTTGGCGGATGCGCAGTAGTTATCAGCCATGACCGGTGGTTTCTCGATAGAATCGCCACCCATATTCTGGCCTTTGAGGGAGATTCAAAAGTGGTGTGGTTCGAAGGAAACTACTCAGACTACGAAAAAGATAAGAAGGCTAGGCTAGGAAGTGTTGCCGACCAACCGCATAGGATAAAATACCGACAACTAACCAGAATCTAA